ATTGCTTTTCCACAAACAAGTAGAACAAtccgaaaaaaaacaacagaatatttatgtttctttttagaACTCACAAATTATGATATACTTTAGATCACATGGCACATCGTTCCATATTCCAGTTGTGAGTATTATAGCACAGTCTTCTTTTCCCTTAAAGTTATTGGGTTCACCATCTTTCCAACTGGTAAATTGAAGAGGCTTATTTTCCAAGTCCACAAATGTCCCTTCGGTGGTTCTGTCATTTGCTCCAATGTAGGCGTACTGAGATTCAGCGAGAAACTTCGAAAGGGCATTATTTTCCACTTGGCTTCCTGGCGTGGCTATTTTTCCACCAGCATCTCTGCATATCTTTAATCCTTGTTCAAAAGTGCCAGGCTCCTTATTGGACCCAAAGTATTTATTACCAGATCTTCTGAAGAACTGAAAGTGTGCAGCTtcaaagaacacaaaaatattaataactgcTCCCATACAAAAAGTCCCTATTTAACAGTATCTGTgtacaataaatacaattaaacaaAAAGATGGTTCAGACAAAGAATTTCATGGAAGCCTTTAATACCACTTTAGATTAATGTTTACAAATACTATTTATGAACAacgaatatacagtatgtctggaaTTCAGCAGCCATGCTTTGttatcaacttcaaaatcctcatgctcacctataaggctctgcacggcttggcacctcagtacctgtctgagctactgtCCTCCTTCTCCCCATCTCACAATCTTTGCTCATCAAATTcgggtctcctgtctgtcccccagaCTCGTCTACACTCTGTGGGAGACAGGATCTTCTCCTGCTATACCCCAATGCTCTAGAACTCTATCCCAAAGGATATCAGAGAATCTCCTTCCTTGAGCTCTTTTAagtctagactcaaaaccttttttaaaaaggcttttATTTCACTGTTTCTGTGTGCCCCTCTGCTCCACTGTACCCCTACTTTACTCCTTGTATTCCATATTCTATAATTGCAACCACTTATGAAGgagctattttaaaataaagtttatttttattatttattgtagtccCGCCACAGCAACAGACTATTATATGGAAGGGATATTGTTAATGTATGGACACTTCCTCCCATATTATACTCTgaactatgtacagtagctctagGAAAGTTTTTGTTTGCCTCACAATTGCATCCCTAACCAGGTTTCTCCATGCCTAGTTATTTAGTTTGGAGTCACAGTTTGATTTAGGCAGAGTCTAATTGCTTTGCTCGTCTTGATGGTCCACTTCACCATTTTCAAGGAAATCTTcacgtttttttaaatgttttgtaccCTTCTGTCCAGCCTTTAAACAACTTTATCTCTGACTTTGTTTGAAAGCTCTAGGTCCTCATAGCTGAATGTTTGCTTACATTTCAGTATTTGTTAGGGGACTACGGTGACCTTACAGAGATATAGGTATTTTATCTGTAAAATCATGTGAAGCAGTATTattgcacacatacagtatacaggccactcaactaattgAGTTAttcattaaggtaattttgtgcatgTGTGTTAATTGAGGTTTATCacagaaaaacatttgaatttttATGCAGTTTTGACTTTTCATTATTCTTTCATTATTCTTACATATCAATTATCTAtttacttctttattttttgattTGACAAATTGGAGAAGGTTGTACCATGACTGAAAATTTTAATGCAACACAATATGAAAAAAGTGCAGAGGTCTGAATACGTTTACTTGTACTCTATAACCTATGACATAGCCATTTCCAATATTTGGAATTATATCAATTCTGCTTCCAAATATAACCTACTGTAACTATCAAATTATCCACttaaatttccttcacagaGTGTAAACCCTGATAGCCAGTAACATCTGAAGCTCAACATGTGACAACAGCTCGTGTTTTTCCAATACAAATGTTAATCATTTATCTGTGCAGACTTTgaaaaaaagagattttattCATATTAACCTTTACTGTACACAATTTAATATATGTTTTGAATATTGAAAGTCGAATGGCCATCCACAAACTTTGAAATGACAGTAAAATTATAGCTGTACTAAGTTTGATACATTCACAAGGCATTTTACTTCCTTAGAATTACAGTGGGGCAAAGAAGAACACAAATGAAGTGCTCTATAACCAAAACGTCCCTATAGACAAACGAAGACTGCACatacttttaatattattaatattgtaacgaatacgccccctgcgcataacagggatctTGGCTGCCCAGGCTGAGgtaggtcttctttagctcagctggcaagaccccTGTTGAGCGATGCCAGAGACCTGGGTTTGCGCCCATGCGGTGAGGGAAGAACTGGGGCAGGGAGTGGTGAGGGCACAAGCTCAAAGAAGTCGAACCCGTCACAATATGAATACAAAACAAGGAATCAGAATTGTGCACAGAGGTTATTTTACCTTCTAATCCCAAATTGAATTTCTAATTACATTGAAATGTGCTTTGTAAATGAAGCAAAATGCGGTtgttcttcagaaaatcatgtGCTgaccatgtacagtaattatatcatttacaataaatgtaaataaatgatTGACTATACGTGTTAAATTGCATATGTGTGCGTGTATGTGTTtgatgagaaaaaaacaggaaaatataCATAATATATGAAGACTATATATTCCTTTAATATTactaatgaaaatataaaacgGAGTCATAATTGTGTAAATCTTGGAAAGCATAGTTCACAAGggaggatacactctggatgggatcccagtccatctcagggcagacacacagacaaaaacatgcattttcccagaagccaattaactgactaatatgtctttggactgtatgaggaaacccacataaatgGAGAACATGCAAAGTTAATAGAGTCAGCAcctggaattgaatccagggctccAGCGTTGCAAGGTACAGTATCCATGCTAATCTCTATGTCACAATACCACccttaaatttaatttgaataGTAATCCCATTGGAAACTCCTTTTGTAGCATTCCTTTTCCTTGTTTAGTGAGTCACTGATAAGTTTATTCTATTCACAGTATGAGTTAGTTTGAAATGACTATCTTACCTTTTTCAAGTCTGGACAAGCTGATTTTAAGCATGTCAACCTCTGACTGCAATTTGTCAATGTATCTTCGTTCTAatattgcaaaacaaaacaaacagtcaTTTCTGATATGTTATAGTGATAACACTTTATCCTCATCATAATTGCACtagataataatgtaatactaaacagtattttatttacagttatCCCATTAACAATTGAGATTAGTACAGTAGTTACATGATTTATAAAACCAATAAAACTACTAATGAAgtttataatgaaaaataattatttataaaagttttagaaattaaattgttAATAGGATGACGTAAGTGTGATACTTCCTATCCTCTATCTTAGATCAATTGCATGTTAGATGAACTATCTTcatccatttttaaatgtataaacttTATAAATGCATTAACCACAGCTTTTTATAGATTTATAAAGTGTATTTTTTCTACCCCCATTACCTTCTGCAAATAAACCTGAGAATGGGGTTAGGGGTGTGGTTTAAGCTCTGGTCAAGGTTAATAAAATGAACTAATCTCCTGTACACTTAGATTTTTGtcacattaatattaaaacattcagaaaagGCCTTTGCAACCCCTATTCTAAAGAACATAACACAGTAGAAAACTGTACCTGAAGGCCCTGGTTCCCCCTTTTGTCCTTTCATCCCTGCTGGGCCCGATGGTCCAAATTTCCCTGGGGGTCCAAAGGCACCACTTTCCCCTTGAAAGAAACACATGGAAAACCATCCATGGCTATATATACCAACAGGGCCCACTTACTACGTTTGTCTTTTTCATGTTGCATAATCATATTTTCCAGATTATTAGTTGATAGTTACAAGTCTACACACTATCGAAAAAAgcgaaaaataattattttcttggtGTCGTTCTTGGTGGGTTAAACTCCCAGGTTGTCTCgtttaaaagaaatgattttGTTTGTGATTAAAATAACAATGTAGTTCAAGATTTATGGTGTTTTGCCACCTCTCATCTGCTCGGCATTTCAAGGAGAGTTTTGTGTTTCTAATCCGAAACATAAGAATCCTTTAGTAGTTCCCCACTTACAGCCAGCAGCTAcggtatatcaccctgcaactcagaactggcagcccagtgaagctcagcaggtgtgaacctggccaGTACCTAGATGAGAGATCTCCCAGGAAAACTAAGGCTCCTACTGGAAGACGTATTAGTGAGATCAGTAGGGAGTACTcactctgtggtctgtgtgggtcctaattccccagtattGTGATGGGgagtatactggggcattagtatAGTAAAAgggcactgtccttcagatgagacataaaaacgaagtcctaactctctgtgatcattaaaaatcccaggggatttcttgaaaagagtaaaggtgttctgaccaaatttcccctggtctttcccaatcatggcctcctaataatccctgtcctttcattttcttcatcactctgctctcctccccactgatgaaTGGTGAGTGAACTGGTGTAttttggctgccgttgcatcatccaagtggtGGTGCTGGAtaagagtccccattacctgtagtggagtgtccagaaaagcactatataagtgtaagaatatTTTTATTACCTTTCTCACCCTTTTCCCCTTTAAGACCACTTGCTCCATCTCTTCCATCTTTCCCATCTCTCCCATCCCTTCCTGGAACTCCATTGTTGCCGGGGGAGCCTGGAATTCCTGGGTACCCTGAGCAGGTGGATGTCGGGGCTTCAGCAGCCAGTCCAGGACAGAGCTCGAGAAGGAGCAGGGTAACTGACGTGAGCAGGACAGGCCATCGCCTGGATAGGGGCATCCTAGATGACTGAACAATGATCAATATGGCATGATCATGAATTTAAATAGTCATGTGTCTCACACAATACAGaagagcaaaaagaaaaaaaagatctttcaGTTATAAAGCCTTGTTCAGGTGAGTTCATAACGGAAATCCGGGGTGAGGGATAAACCACAAATCCTGCCAGCCACCAGCTAGTCTAGGTGATAATTCCTGGTCTTTCCATTCAGCCCCAAACCTTAGTGATTCCACCTTCCTGACCAGCATCAGACCTTCCTCATTAGTATGACCATGATGGTCAAGCAGGGGTTAAACAGTAATTATATTTCAGctgatataatttaaatataacattATACAATGTATTACAGTTGAATTTTATTACAGGCTTgtattttcagaaaaagaaagataTAAAGGCACAATCAATTAATGCAAAATTCAACATATTCTTCCTCCTATGTAATTAAACATTAAGTTCTTTCTTTTAACTTAAGGTTTGTCTTGTGCCttgaacaatttatttttaaaagttaaccAAGTGTTTTCAACTCAACTCATGCACCggttatattttgtcttaatctaCTTTTCTTAAACtcgataacatactgtaccttcagaTTCTGGTTATCCATTCTTACACCAACTTACTAAGAAGCTGAGATGTAGATGGGCTGAACAGTCTACACTGCTTTACAAACATGACTGTGTTGTTGAGACTTCACCTCTTAAGTTTTAAACTGCATGCCCATTGTAATTACTGTCTCTCAGTGGCTTAActgcctcttttcttttcacatcACCCGATCACTTGAAAGCACTACCAACACAAGCACTGCCCTTGCGTGTGTTCTGACAAGCTGGAAAGAAGACAGTCAATGTTTATTACTACCATTTCCTCAGCCTCAGTCCTTCCAGTAATGTTTCCCAATCTATATAACAGAAACCAATCTTATTAgccttctctttttttacattatttttaacaacCACAAAATATACAACGAAATAATGTATTTGTTCGTAATAagtctacagtattttaattaagatttttccatagaatgaaatacagtatacgtaTCTGTATTTTCCTAATTTTCTGTCATGCTGTgactatataaatatttatgtatGAAGAGGGAGATAGAGATAAATCATCTTTGTGTATCTGAAGCTGTAATATAACAATCATCATACTCACGGTTGCTGCTTTGTTGCAGTATTCAGAGGTGACGTCTTCCAAGTCAAGTCAAGCTAATGATGATTTTTTGTTGCTTAGCtgtaaaaatgttgtttgaaCACTCCTACTCAGGGGGTGGGGGCCCTGCGTAGACCATGTTGGACTGAAGCCTGTATCTTCTCATACTAATCTAGTCTGGTGAGACAAGGAGTGATGTTCTGTTGAGAGAATCtggtttctttctttcttgatCTGTCAGTATCGGTTGATACCAGCAATTCCCAGCTCTAAGTGTGCATGTGACAGTTACACAAATAGGGTCCAAAGCTTCACATCCTACCACTGTCAAAGACTGTTCATGTGCAACATAATGGAAACTAATAATATCTTCTATTTATAAGGCACCTTTCCAAACCAAAgcatgctgtacagtacatagcaaaaaagtaaaagaaaaaaataaacatgagaaGACATATATAAAGATGGAATGTGGGGCAATCAGACATAAACACTGGTAAAGAGGAGAGGTTTGAGTTTGGATTTTAAGAGAATGAAAGAATTTGTCTCTTGCAAGGTCTGAGAAAAGGCATTTCATAATAATAAGCAGCAACACTAAAGGCATAATCACCAAAATCTGTGATTTAGTCCTAGGTACAGTGAGCAGTCTCTACTGAACAGAGTTATGGGTGGTAGTGTAAGTGTGGGATTCCTCTACCAGTatattttgctgttttaaagtcaaacttttaaagtcttttaa
This genomic window from Lepisosteus oculatus isolate fLepOcu1 chromosome 2, fLepOcu1.hap2, whole genome shotgun sequence contains:
- the LOC102682213 gene encoding mannose-binding protein C-like isoform X2, whose protein sequence is MPLSRRWPVLLTSVTLLLLELCPGLAAEAPTSTCSGYPGIPGSPGNNGVPGRDGRDGKDGRDGASGLKGEKGESGAFGPPGKFGPSGPAGMKGQKGEPGPSERRYIDKLQSEVDMLKISLSRLEKAAHFQFFRRSGNKYFGSNKEPGTFEQGLKICRDAGGKIATPGSQVENNALSKFLAESQYAYIGANDRTTEGTFVDLENKPLQFTSWKDGEPNNFKGKEDCAIILTTGIWNDVPCDLKYIIICEF
- the LOC102682213 gene encoding complement C1q subcomponent subunit B-like isoform X3 → MPLSRRWPVLLTSVTLLLLELCPGLAAEAPTSTCSGYPGIPGSPGNNGVPGRDGRDGKDGRDGASGLKGEKGEKGESGAFGPPGKFGPSGPAGMKGQKGEPGPSERRYIDKLQSEVDMLKISLSRLEKAVWSNGSGSRHVTGWL
- the LOC102682213 gene encoding mannose-binding protein C-like isoform X1, with the translated sequence MPLSRRWPVLLTSVTLLLLELCPGLAAEAPTSTCSGYPGIPGSPGNNGVPGRDGRDGKDGRDGASGLKGEKGEKGESGAFGPPGKFGPSGPAGMKGQKGEPGPSERRYIDKLQSEVDMLKISLSRLEKAAHFQFFRRSGNKYFGSNKEPGTFEQGLKICRDAGGKIATPGSQVENNALSKFLAESQYAYIGANDRTTEGTFVDLENKPLQFTSWKDGEPNNFKGKEDCAIILTTGIWNDVPCDLKYIIICEF